From a region of the Vicia villosa cultivar HV-30 ecotype Madison, WI unplaced genomic scaffold, Vvil1.0 ctg.000374F_1_1, whole genome shotgun sequence genome:
- the LOC131627621 gene encoding uncharacterized protein LOC131627621, which yields MQQMQQQNQMMMQMMQGMQGQQPPAPVPVPQAPAGPDFRAFFRMDPPEFAGGLDPVIAHDWLASMERIFQAIQCNEEEKEIPKDWHHFKAAFLEKYFPNSVRTQREREFQNFKQGNLSVSEYAEKFEDMADYSRQAREFTTYAECLRQCYVAENSLKRVQEERNQNRVNFRDQGRSTQHLKPRNSPSKKKQGYGDQSNRHPYCDKCKRRHPGDCKLTSVTCYECGEQGHTSTYCPKKKKTQEKTTGRVYTLDARKAKGNNNLIAGTCYVNNQPLCVLVDCGATHSFISTECAYRLGLEVTPLPDPMVISSTTDDTVEARLICKDCSVSFNGRDFPIDLICLPLKRLDVILGMDWLSPNSVYIGCKEKAIFIPAKETSSDDAITKLIEGYHFSSSGKGSGILN from the exons atgcaacagatgcaacagcagaatcagatgatgatgcagatgatgcAGGGTATGCAGGGACAACAACCTCCTGCTCCGGTTCCTGTTCCCCAAGCTCCAGCAGGGCCAGATTTTCGTGCTTTCTTCAGAATGGATCCCCCAGAGTTTGCAGGTGGCTTAGACCCAGTAATAGCTCATGACTGGTTGGCTAGTATGGAGAGGATATTCCAGGCAATCCAGTGTAACgaagaagagaag GAGATCCCTAAGGACTGGCATCATTTCAAGGCGGCATTTCTAGAGAAGTATTTCCCTAACAGTGTTCGGACccaaagagaaagagaattcCAGAATTTCAAGCAAGGCAATTTGTCTGTTTCCGAGTATGCTGAAAAGTTTGAAGATATGGCTGATTACTCACGACAGGCT agggagttcaccACGTATGCTGAATGTTTGAGGCAGTGCTACGTTGCCGAAAACAGCTTGAAGAGAGTTCAAGAAGAAAGGAATCAAAACAGGGTTAACTTTAGAGACCAAGGAAGATCTACTCAGCACCTAAAGCCCCGTAACTCTCCATCAAAGAAGAAGCAAGGCTATGGTGACCAATCCAATCGACACCCTTATTGTGACAAGTGTAAAAGAAGACACCCTGGGGATTGCAAGCTCACTTCAGTGACTTGTTATGAGTGTGGCGAGCAAGGTCACACATCTACGTATTGTCCCAAGAAGAAGAAAACTCAGGAGAAGACCACAGGTCGCGTCTATACCTTGGATGCAAGAAAGGCCAAAGGGAACAACAATCTCATCGCAGGTACTTGTTATGTAAACAATCAACCCTTGTGTGTGTTAGTTGATTGCGGAGCTACGCATTCTTTTATCTCTACCGAGTGTGCTTACCGACTTGGTTTGGAGGTTACTCCCTTACCCGACCCTATGGTCATTTCTTCAACCACGGACGATACAGTGGAAGCTCGACTGATTTGTAAGGATTGTTCAGTATCTTTTAATGGTCGTGACTTTCCGATTGATCTAATTTGCTTACCTCTTAAGAGActcgatgtcattcttggaatggattggttgtctcCTAATTCGGTGTATATTGGTTGCAAGGAAAAAGCCATATTCATTCCTGCTAAAGAAACATCCTCCGACGATGCCATTACCAAGTTGATTGAAG gatatcacttctcttcctccggaaagggaagcggAATTCTCAATTGA